A window from Acidobacteriota bacterium encodes these proteins:
- the ribD gene encoding bifunctional diaminohydroxyphosphoribosylaminopyrimidine deaminase/5-amino-6-(5-phosphoribosylamino)uracil reductase RibD produces MRPRDAEYMDRALTLAARARGCTTPNPLVGAVVVSHDGVVVGAGCHARAGEPHAEVHALRAAGKAARGATLYCTLEPCCHTGRTPPCVDAILEAGIARVVIAVDDPNPQVAGGGRRRLQERGVQVHTGVGRDQAVRLNQPFFCAMLRQRPFVTAKIATSLDGRVASGPGARTHMTGAAADRRSQLLRAEVDAVGVGSGTVLADDPLLTARDVYRGRPLTRVVFDRRLRTPVTARLFGTLSSGPVLIVTTTAMADARSSRVRDLERAGATLVRVQTASIGAAVAALLPFSVQSLLVEGGTTLHEAALADDVVDAVRVVVTPSALGPSGLPWVGWSRLSISSLFNLRVRPCGADVIMEGDVHRFD; encoded by the coding sequence GTGAGGCCACGCGACGCGGAGTACATGGACCGCGCCCTGACACTGGCCGCACGTGCCCGGGGGTGCACGACGCCGAATCCGCTGGTTGGCGCGGTCGTCGTGTCCCATGATGGGGTGGTGGTCGGGGCTGGATGCCACGCTCGGGCGGGCGAGCCGCACGCAGAAGTGCACGCGCTCCGCGCGGCGGGAAAGGCCGCGCGGGGAGCGACGCTCTACTGCACGCTGGAGCCGTGTTGCCACACCGGCAGGACGCCCCCGTGCGTCGATGCGATTCTCGAGGCCGGGATCGCGCGCGTCGTCATCGCGGTCGACGATCCGAATCCGCAGGTGGCTGGCGGCGGAAGACGACGGCTGCAGGAGCGCGGCGTACAGGTGCACACCGGCGTCGGCCGCGATCAGGCCGTGCGGCTGAATCAGCCGTTCTTCTGCGCAATGCTGCGGCAGCGCCCGTTTGTGACGGCGAAGATCGCCACGAGCCTGGATGGCCGGGTGGCTTCCGGCCCGGGCGCGCGCACGCACATGACGGGTGCGGCCGCCGACCGCCGCAGCCAGCTGCTGCGAGCGGAAGTGGACGCAGTCGGCGTTGGTTCTGGAACCGTGCTGGCGGACGATCCGCTGCTGACGGCCCGCGACGTGTATCGTGGCCGGCCGCTGACGCGGGTCGTCTTCGACCGGCGGCTCCGGACGCCCGTGACGGCGCGGCTGTTCGGCACGCTGTCGTCAGGACCCGTCTTGATCGTCACCACCACTGCGATGGCCGACGCCCGATCATCGCGAGTGCGGGATCTGGAACGCGCGGGCGCCACACTGGTTCGCGTGCAGACGGCCTCGATCGGGGCAGCCGTCGCCGCTCTGCTGCCGTTCAGCGTCCAGTCCCTGCTCGTTGAGGGGGGAACAACACTGCACGAAGCCGCCCTCGCCGACGACGTGGTCGATGCCGTGCGGGTCGTGGTGACCCCTAGCGCGCTGGGGCCGTCCGGACTACCATGGGTGGGCTGGTCGCGGCTCTCGATCTCATCGTTATTCAATCTCCGCGTGCGACCGTGCGGCGCTGATGTCATCATGGAGGGCGATGTTCACAGGTTTGATTGA
- a CDS encoding phosphatidylglycerophosphatase A, with product MKPHTLGSRIALTVATFGYAGYAPIAPGTAGSAAALFLIVPLRLLGFPWLDLAVAFSLFAIGVWSATLVERHLGVEDPGLVVIDEVLGTLVSLLWLPMSWPVVLAAFLVFRVFDIIKPWPAGRFEHLGGGLGIMADDAMAGVYANLVVQVLVWWLPQWMR from the coding sequence ATGAAGCCACACACCCTTGGTTCCCGCATCGCCCTGACTGTGGCCACGTTCGGATATGCCGGGTACGCGCCGATCGCGCCGGGTACGGCCGGGTCAGCCGCAGCGTTGTTCCTGATCGTACCGCTGCGGCTGCTCGGATTCCCCTGGCTCGACCTCGCGGTCGCCTTCAGTCTGTTTGCGATCGGCGTGTGGAGTGCGACGCTCGTCGAGCGCCACCTGGGCGTCGAGGATCCCGGTCTGGTCGTGATCGACGAAGTGCTCGGCACGCTCGTCAGCCTGCTGTGGCTGCCGATGTCCTGGCCGGTGGTGCTGGCCGCGTTTCTGGTGTTCCGGGTGTTCGACATCATCAAGCCGTGGCCTGCCGGCCGGTTCGAGCATCTTGGAGGCGGCCTCGGCATCATGGCCGACGATGCGATGGCCGGAGTGTACGCAAACCTGGTCGTGCAGGTCCTCGTCTGGTGGCTTCCCCAGTGGATGCGATGA
- the ftsY gene encoding signal recognition particle-docking protein FtsY codes for MGFLSRVRDGLRRTAQQLLGRFDEIATRADAPERRFAPVDAETAEALEEVLIGADVGAAAAARIVGAVTARARHGESLQTLVKNELLAILSGADAAAARSGTPTVILMVGVNGTGKTTTVAKLASLYKTQGADPLVCAADTFRAAAVEQLEIWAARAGVDVVRAREGADPASVVFDALAAGKARHRNPIIVDTAGRLHTRANLMQELEKIRRIAAREVEGAPHEVLLVLDATVGQNGLVQAREFMAAAGVSGIVLAKLDGTARGGVAVGIAHDLKLPIRYIGVGEGIGDLVPFSAREYVDALFSESW; via the coding sequence ATGGGATTTCTCAGCCGCGTCCGTGACGGCCTGCGCCGCACGGCGCAACAGCTTCTCGGACGTTTCGACGAAATCGCCACCCGGGCAGATGCTCCCGAGCGACGCTTTGCGCCGGTGGATGCCGAGACAGCCGAAGCGCTCGAGGAGGTCCTGATCGGGGCCGATGTCGGCGCGGCCGCGGCCGCGCGGATCGTCGGCGCCGTCACCGCCCGCGCTCGACACGGCGAATCACTCCAGACCCTGGTCAAGAACGAACTGCTTGCCATTCTTTCCGGCGCCGATGCCGCTGCCGCCAGATCCGGGACGCCGACGGTCATCCTGATGGTGGGCGTGAACGGTACGGGCAAGACGACGACGGTCGCCAAACTGGCCAGCCTGTACAAGACGCAAGGCGCCGATCCTCTGGTGTGCGCAGCCGATACGTTTCGCGCGGCGGCGGTCGAGCAGCTGGAAATCTGGGCGGCCCGCGCCGGCGTCGATGTCGTGCGGGCCAGGGAGGGGGCGGACCCGGCCTCGGTCGTGTTCGACGCGCTCGCGGCCGGCAAGGCGAGGCACCGGAATCCGATCATTGTCGATACGGCCGGGAGGCTCCACACCAGGGCCAACCTCATGCAGGAGTTGGAAAAGATCCGTCGTATTGCTGCGCGCGAGGTCGAGGGAGCCCCCCACGAGGTGCTGCTCGTCCTCGACGCGACGGTGGGCCAGAACGGGCTCGTACAGGCCCGCGAGTTCATGGCCGCCGCCGGCGTCAGCGGCATCGTGCTGGCCAAGCTCGACGGAACGGCGCGAGGCGGCGTCGCGGTCGGCATCGCGCACGACCTGAAGCTGCCCATTCGGTACATTGGCGTCGGCGAAGGCATCGGCGACCTGGTGCCGTTTTCGGCACGGGAGTACGTCGACGCGTTGTTCAGCGAGAGTTGGTAG
- a CDS encoding competence/damage-inducible protein A, which produces MTRAARTTDRRWAEIIAVGSELLVPPRLDTNSLFITERLNQLGIEVRAKTVVGDRIDDVAAALRGALDRVGLVVMCGGLGPTDDDLTRDAAARLLDMTLVEDEAVLDRIRQRFAARGARMPEINQRQALVPVGAEVLPNANGTAPGLWIERDGRILILLPGPPAELEPMFARVAEERLAPRTGGWKLCRKVLKMCGRTESEVEELVFPTYSRWASEALPIETTVLTAQAQIELHLSVRAATEAIGRERLDEAAGQIAAIAGADVFSADNRTLEQVVGEALRQRGWRIAVAESCTGGLISSRLTDVPGSSDYVLVNAVCYNNDAKTSWLGVPAALIQAHGAVSEEVALAMADGIGERARVEVGVGVTGIAGPTGGSDRKPVGTVVIAVVTPDARIVRAFRFPGDRMRVKQFAAQMALDLIRRVLIGADSVAGFVVTPGLQSLPE; this is translated from the coding sequence ATGACACGAGCCGCGCGTACGACGGATCGCCGATGGGCGGAGATCATTGCCGTCGGATCCGAATTGCTGGTGCCCCCGCGCCTCGATACGAACTCCCTCTTCATCACCGAACGTCTCAACCAGCTGGGCATCGAGGTGCGCGCCAAGACGGTGGTCGGTGACCGGATCGACGACGTGGCCGCTGCGCTGCGCGGGGCTCTGGATCGGGTCGGCCTCGTCGTGATGTGCGGCGGACTCGGGCCGACAGACGACGACCTGACGCGCGATGCGGCAGCCCGACTGCTGGACATGACGCTGGTCGAAGACGAGGCGGTGCTCGATCGTATCCGCCAGCGCTTCGCGGCGCGCGGCGCGCGCATGCCTGAGATCAATCAACGGCAGGCCCTCGTGCCCGTCGGGGCAGAGGTGCTGCCCAATGCGAACGGGACGGCCCCGGGACTCTGGATCGAACGCGATGGACGAATCCTGATTCTGCTGCCGGGACCTCCCGCTGAGCTCGAGCCGATGTTCGCGCGGGTGGCCGAGGAGCGGCTCGCGCCGCGGACCGGCGGCTGGAAGCTGTGCCGGAAGGTTCTGAAGATGTGCGGCCGCACCGAGTCGGAGGTCGAGGAACTGGTCTTCCCGACATACTCCCGCTGGGCGAGCGAGGCGCTGCCCATCGAGACCACGGTGCTGACCGCGCAGGCGCAAATCGAACTGCACCTGTCGGTGCGCGCCGCCACGGAAGCCATCGGCCGCGAGAGGCTCGACGAGGCCGCCGGGCAGATCGCGGCGATCGCGGGTGCCGATGTCTTCAGCGCCGATAACAGGACGCTCGAACAGGTGGTCGGCGAGGCGCTGCGCCAGAGGGGCTGGCGGATCGCGGTAGCAGAATCCTGTACGGGAGGACTGATCTCCTCGCGACTGACCGACGTGCCCGGCAGCTCAGACTATGTGCTCGTGAACGCCGTGTGCTACAACAACGACGCGAAGACCTCGTGGCTCGGGGTGCCGGCAGCCCTGATTCAGGCGCACGGCGCGGTCAGCGAAGAAGTGGCCCTGGCTATGGCGGATGGCATCGGCGAGAGGGCCCGTGTCGAGGTCGGCGTCGGCGTCACCGGGATTGCCGGTCCGACCGGAGGCAGCGATCGCAAACCGGTGGGGACGGTAGTGATCGCAGTCGTGACGCCGGATGCCCGCATCGTGCGGGCGTTCCGGTTCCCAGGGGACAGGATGCGCGTGAAGCAATTCGCCGCCCAGATGGCGCTCGATCTGATCCGCCGGGTGTTGATCGGCGCCGACAGCGTCGCGGGCTTCGTCGTCACGCCCGGTCTCCAATCACTCCCGGAGTGA
- a CDS encoding riboflavin synthase yields MFTGLIEQVGVVAALEPIESGFRLVVDSDLAADLKAGDSVAVNGVCLTVTSRFGRRVSTEIGPETARVTTLGACRPGTLVNLARPMRPDGHMGGHFVLGHVDATGVLTEVTPDGEFFWIRVAFDAAFSPYFIPKGSVAVDGISLTVASLEEHDFTVQIIPFTWEHTNLRALHPGDRVNLEVDVIGKYVVRVAQLSGAWSDAVALPPMPL; encoded by the coding sequence ATGTTCACAGGTTTGATTGAACAGGTCGGCGTGGTCGCCGCGCTCGAGCCGATCGAGAGCGGATTTCGGCTCGTCGTCGATTCCGATCTCGCGGCCGACCTCAAAGCGGGCGACAGTGTCGCCGTCAATGGGGTGTGCCTGACGGTGACCAGCCGATTCGGACGCCGCGTGTCGACCGAGATCGGTCCGGAGACCGCGCGCGTGACGACGCTCGGCGCCTGCAGGCCGGGCACGCTCGTCAATCTGGCGCGGCCCATGCGCCCGGACGGCCACATGGGCGGACATTTCGTCCTGGGCCACGTGGATGCGACCGGCGTGCTGACGGAGGTGACGCCCGATGGCGAGTTCTTCTGGATTCGGGTCGCTTTCGATGCCGCGTTCAGTCCGTACTTCATTCCGAAAGGGTCCGTGGCGGTTGACGGCATCAGCCTGACGGTGGCCAGCTTGGAGGAGCACGACTTCACGGTGCAGATCATTCCATTCACGTGGGAACACACGAACCTTCGAGCGCTTCACCCGGGCGACCGCGTGAATCTCGAGGTCGACGTGATCGGCAAGTATGTCGTTCGGGTGGCCCAACTGTCAGGCGCCTGGTCAGACGCCGTGGCGCTGCCGCCGATGCCGTTATGA
- the plsY gene encoding glycerol-3-phosphate 1-O-acyltransferase PlsY, whose product MPETVLFVALAYLIGSVPFAFLFAKRKGYRDLRLVGSGNVGATNAFRVAGSGAGLLTVLFDIAKGATAVVAAQRLGAGQSLSAVAGVAAVAGHIYPVWLGFRGGKGVAATCGAFAVLAPVATALAAAVFGIVAGLTRTISLGSMTAAVCLGPVAYAVGAPVQVVRAAFFAGCLVLFNHRSNLSRLVGGVERQAEGQDAKSGDRS is encoded by the coding sequence ATGCCGGAGACCGTCCTGTTCGTCGCGCTTGCCTACCTGATCGGGTCGGTGCCGTTCGCGTTCCTGTTTGCGAAGCGCAAAGGCTATCGTGATCTCCGGCTCGTCGGCAGCGGCAACGTCGGAGCGACCAACGCGTTCCGCGTCGCTGGGTCGGGGGCAGGTCTGCTGACGGTGCTGTTCGACATCGCGAAGGGGGCGACCGCCGTCGTGGCGGCGCAGCGCCTCGGTGCTGGCCAGAGCCTCTCGGCCGTTGCGGGCGTGGCGGCCGTTGCCGGTCATATCTATCCGGTGTGGCTGGGCTTTCGCGGCGGAAAAGGCGTCGCAGCCACATGCGGGGCGTTTGCCGTGCTCGCTCCCGTGGCGACCGCGCTGGCGGCGGCAGTGTTTGGCATCGTCGCGGGCCTCACCCGGACGATCTCTCTGGGATCGATGACCGCCGCGGTCTGTCTCGGGCCTGTCGCGTACGCCGTTGGCGCGCCGGTCCAGGTGGTGCGCGCGGCCTTCTTTGCAGGGTGCCTTGTGCTGTTCAATCACCGTAGCAATCTCAGCCGGCTGGTCGGCGGCGTCGAACGTCAGGCCGAAGGGCAGGACGCGAAGTCGGGAGACCGATCATGA
- a CDS encoding NAD(P)-dependent glycerol-3-phosphate dehydrogenase, whose product MTDVAILGAGSWGTALAVHLARIGHQVRLWSIEPDVVEAVTVRRSNAVYLPDISLPPGIDATLSLAEAVHGVGVVVAAVPSHALRAVLVDAKGLLRPDAVIVSVVKGLEIGTLLRMSQVVEQELPVGHPVVVLSGPSFALEVARELPTAVSVASADMQAAERVQREFRGKFFRIYTTPDVPGVEIGGALKNVIAIAAGVVEGQGLGHNASAALMTRGLAEISRLAIAQGGRRETLAGLSGLGDLVLTCMGSYSRNRHVGMELAKGRRLAEILAGMKMVAEGVKTTEAALALGARCGVELPITAQMAELLAGRTTPDHAVAGLMLRPQRIEVETE is encoded by the coding sequence ATGACGGATGTCGCCATTCTCGGAGCGGGAAGTTGGGGCACTGCGCTTGCGGTCCATCTGGCACGGATCGGGCACCAGGTTCGCCTGTGGTCGATTGAGCCTGATGTCGTGGAGGCGGTGACAGTCCGACGCTCGAACGCGGTGTATCTGCCCGACATCTCGTTGCCCCCGGGTATCGACGCCACGCTTTCGCTTGCGGAGGCGGTTCACGGGGTCGGCGTCGTCGTGGCCGCCGTGCCGTCACACGCGCTGCGTGCCGTCCTGGTCGACGCGAAGGGCCTGCTCAGGCCCGACGCCGTGATCGTCAGCGTAGTGAAAGGCCTCGAAATCGGCACGCTGCTTCGCATGTCCCAGGTGGTCGAGCAGGAGCTGCCGGTCGGCCACCCGGTTGTCGTGCTCTCGGGACCCAGCTTCGCCCTCGAGGTCGCGCGCGAGTTGCCCACGGCAGTGTCGGTGGCGAGTGCGGACATGCAGGCGGCGGAGCGTGTGCAGCGGGAGTTCCGAGGGAAGTTCTTCCGGATCTACACGACGCCGGATGTTCCAGGCGTCGAGATCGGCGGGGCCCTCAAGAACGTCATCGCGATTGCCGCCGGAGTGGTCGAGGGCCAGGGTCTTGGTCACAATGCCAGCGCCGCGCTGATGACACGCGGTCTGGCGGAGATCTCTCGTCTGGCGATTGCTCAGGGGGGGCGGCGTGAGACGCTGGCTGGATTGTCCGGGCTGGGCGATCTGGTCCTGACGTGCATGGGCTCCTACAGCCGCAATCGGCACGTCGGGATGGAACTGGCGAAGGGGCGTCGCCTCGCCGAAATCCTGGCGGGCATGAAGATGGTGGCCGAAGGCGTGAAGACCACCGAAGCGGCTCTGGCGCTTGGCGCTCGCTGCGGCGTCGAGCTGCCGATCACTGCGCAGATGGCCGAACTGCTGGCCGGGCGCACGACGCCGGACCACGCGGTCGCCGGTCTGATGCTCCGTCCGCAGCGAATCGAGGTCGAAACCGAATGA